In Candidatus Eisenbacteria bacterium, the genomic stretch TGCCCGTCCGCACCTCGGCGGAGGCCGCCGCAGTGATGGCCGACCGCGACGCGTAGAGATCGCTGCCCAACAACGTGTTGCAGCGGACGGCGCTTGTGCGCCGCCGCTGAACACGCGATCGTTAGGTGGCTCAAGACGAACGGTGCTGCTGTTCTCGCCCGGTCGCTGAAGAGAGAATACCTTGGAACTCACCAACTGGGTGCTTCTGGTCACGGGTCTTGCCGTGCTCGTGATTGGTGCAGATCTGCTGGTGCGCGGGGCGTCGCGACTGGCGCTGCGCTTCGGCATCTCTCCCCTGGTGATTGGCCTGACCGTAGTCGCCTTCGGCACCAGCTCGCCGGAACTGGCGGTGAGCGTGCAGTCCGGACTTGCGGGGCAGGCCGACATCGCCGTTGGCAATGTGGTAGGGAGCAATATCTTCAACGTGCTCGCCGTGCTGGGACTGGCTGCGCTGATCGCCCCGCTCATGGTGCAGCAGCAACTGGTGCGCTTCGAGGTGCCGCTGGTAGTTGGACTGTCCGTGCTGGTCTTCGTGATGGCGCAGGATGGGCGAATTGGCCCGTTCGATGGGCTGCTGCTGGTGGCAGGTCTTGTCGCCTACACCGTGCTTGTGATCCGGCGGACCCGGCGCGAGGTCGCGGCAGTGCAGGCTGAGTATGCGAAGGAGTTCGGCGCCGCTGCCGCGGGATGGCTTGAGCGTCTGCCGGTGCAGATCGTTCTCGTACTCGGAGGATTGGGCCTGCTGGGGCTGGGCGCGACGTGGCTGGTGGACAGCGCCGTGTCCATCGCTCGCGCGCTGGAGATCAGCGAGGCAGTCATCGGCCTGACCATCGTGGCGGCGGGCACGAGCTTTCCGGAACTGGCCACTTCCGTCGTAGCGGCGATGCGCGGGGAGCGTGATATCGCCGTCGGCAATGTTGTCGGCAGCAGTGTGTTCAACCTGTTGGGCATCCTCGGGGTTGCCGCTCTAGTCACGCCGGGCGGGCTCTCGGTAGCACCGGGACTTGTCTTCTTCGACATGCCCGTGATGATTGCGGTGGCCTTTGCCTGCCTGCCGATCTTCGGCAGCGGGCACCGGCTTGCACGCTGGGAGG encodes the following:
- a CDS encoding calcium/sodium antiporter; protein product: MELTNWVLLVTGLAVLVIGADLLVRGASRLALRFGISPLVIGLTVVAFGTSSPELAVSVQSGLAGQADIAVGNVVGSNIFNVLAVLGLAALIAPLMVQQQLVRFEVPLVVGLSVLVFVMAQDGRIGPFDGLLLVAGLVAYTVLVIRRTRREVAAVQAEYAKEFGAAAAGWLERLPVQIVLVLGGLGLLGLGATWLVDSAVSIARALEISEAVIGLTIVAAGTSFPELATSVVAAMRGERDIAVGNVVGSSVFNLLGILGVAALVTPGGLSVAPGLVFFDMPVMIAVAFACLPIFGSGHRLARWEGAVFLAYYVIYVTYLILAATQHDALRSFGATMLGFVLPLTGVTLLVLWTQQRSRETAS